A genomic window from Chrysoperla carnea chromosome 3, inChrCarn1.1, whole genome shotgun sequence includes:
- the LOC123296995 gene encoding superoxide dismutase [Cu-Zn]-like — MNQFVIAIFVLFGTILTANGQEAVKATVKLIGSIEGNITFTQAAYGLPVQVEGVILGLAPNSQHGFHVHQSGDITGGCGSTGGHFNPENQNHGAPNAAVRHVGDLGNVQANANGVAQFSFADHLISLCAGPHSIIGRAIVVHAGVDDLGLGGNADSLKTGNAGGRLACGVIGLASAKTCAGDGSGVSGLKPTVFTMVTVIFAMILKSL; from the exons atgaatcaatttgTGATTGCAATTTTCGTTCTTTTTGGAACAATTCTAACGGCTAATGGA CAAGAAGCAGTTAAGGCAACAGTTAAATTAATTGGTTCCATAGAAGGTAATATTACTTTCACACAAGCAGCCTATGGACTTCCAGTACAAGTGGAAGGTGTGATTCTTGGATTAGCGCCTAATTCTCAACATGGCTTCCATGTACATCAATCTGGTGATATTACTGGAGGATGTGGCTCAACAGGAGGGCATTTTAATCCAGAAAAT CAAAATCATGGTGCACCAAATGCCGCTGTACGTCATGTTGGTGATTTAGGCAATGTACAAGCTAATGCCAATGGTGTAGCTCAATTTTCATTCGCAGATCATTTAATCTCACTCTGTGCTGGACCACACAGTATTATTGGGCGCGCCATAGTCGTTCATGCTGGTGTCGATGATCTTGGTCTAGGTGGAAATGCCGATTCATTGAAAACTGGAAATGCTGGTGGACGTCTTGCATGTGGTGTTATTGGACttgc gtCAGCTAAAACATGCGCAGGTGATGGAAGTGGTGTAAGCGGATTGAAACCAACCGTTTTCACTATGGTTACAGTTATATTCGCTATGATTttgaaatca